From the Flavobacterium galactosidilyticum genome, one window contains:
- the fbp gene encoding class 1 fructose-bisphosphatase → MKQRNKTLGEFIIENQNAFLYSSGELSRIINSIRLAAKVVNYKVNKAGLVDIVGAAGEQNIQGEDQQKLDVYANEVFIQTLINREIVCGIASEENDEFITVEGSDKSHNNKYVVLMDPLDGSSNIDVNVSVGTIFSVYRRVTPIGTPVMLEDFLQSGVNQVAAGYVIYGTSTMLVYTTGHGVNGFTLNPAIGTFYLSHPNMKFSKDGPIYSINEGNYVHFPQGVKDYIKYCQTEEEDRPYTSRYIGSLVSDIHRNMIKGGIYIYPTSSKAPKGKLRLLYECNPMAFIVEQAGGKASDGFSSILEIEPTELHQRVPFFCGSYNMVEKAEEFMMKAKLSKY, encoded by the coding sequence ATGAAACAACGCAACAAAACACTAGGTGAATTTATCATCGAAAACCAAAATGCTTTTCTATATTCGTCAGGTGAATTATCTCGAATTATAAACTCCATCCGACTAGCTGCTAAAGTGGTTAATTATAAGGTTAATAAAGCTGGATTAGTAGATATAGTAGGTGCTGCAGGCGAGCAGAATATTCAAGGTGAAGATCAACAGAAGCTAGATGTATACGCCAATGAAGTTTTTATTCAAACTTTAATCAATAGAGAAATTGTTTGTGGCATTGCTTCCGAAGAAAATGATGAATTCATCACTGTAGAAGGTAGTGATAAAAGCCATAATAATAAATATGTAGTGCTAATGGATCCGCTTGATGGATCATCAAATATTGATGTTAACGTATCAGTAGGAACAATATTTTCTGTTTACAGAAGGGTAACTCCAATAGGTACGCCGGTTATGTTAGAGGATTTTTTGCAATCAGGAGTTAACCAAGTAGCTGCTGGATATGTAATTTATGGCACTTCTACCATGTTAGTTTACACTACTGGACATGGCGTAAATGGATTTACTTTAAACCCAGCTATTGGAACTTTTTATCTATCGCATCCTAATATGAAATTTTCTAAAGATGGTCCAATTTATTCTATAAATGAGGGTAATTATGTGCATTTTCCGCAAGGAGTAAAAGATTATATTAAGTATTGCCAAACTGAGGAGGAGGATAGGCCGTATACTTCTCGTTATATAGGAAGTTTAGTTTCAGATATTCATAGAAATATGATCAAAGGAGGGATTTATATTTATCCTACAAGTTCTAAGGCTCCTAAAGGGAAATTACGTTTGTTATACGAATGTAATCCTATGGCGTTTATTGTAGAACAAGCAGGAGGAAAAGCGTCGGATGGTTTTAGCAGTATTTTGGAAATTGAGCCAACTGAATTGCATCAACGTGTTCCGTTCTTTTGTGGCAGTTATAATATGGTTGAAAAAGCAGAGGAGTTTATGATGAAGGCTAAATTAAGTAAATACTAA
- a CDS encoding TerB family tellurite resistance protein has translation MSFSDLFDSGFQLRNKGHFSAIARVALTDGKISAEEKTFLDKLSVRLEISPAEYEEILENPLKYPINAPYSHELRLERLFDLARVVHVDHHLGDKQEILLRKFCIALGFNIDNVDYIVDKSLKLVDKKVDLDTFVFEMTNMNQ, from the coding sequence ATGTCATTTTCAGATTTATTTGATAGCGGATTCCAACTAAGGAATAAAGGTCATTTTTCAGCTATTGCTCGTGTGGCACTTACTGATGGAAAAATTTCTGCAGAAGAAAAAACATTTTTAGACAAACTATCAGTTCGCTTAGAAATTTCTCCAGCAGAATATGAGGAGATTTTAGAAAACCCTTTAAAATACCCAATTAACGCTCCCTATTCGCATGAACTTCGACTAGAGCGTTTATTTGACTTGGCTCGTGTAGTTCATGTTGACCATCATTTAGGCGATAAGCAGGAAATACTTCTGAGAAAATTTTGTATAGCATTAGGATTTAATATTGACAACGTAGATTACATTGTTGACAAATCACTGAAACTAGTAGATAAAAAAGTTGACTTAGATACTTTTGTCTTTGAAATGACAAACATGAATCAATAA
- a CDS encoding deoxycytidylate deaminase, protein MNEKKLNKYDKAYLRIAKEWSLLSYCKRKQVGAIIVRDRMIISDGYNGTPTGFENCCEDDEGLTRWDVLHAEANAILKVARSTQSCEGATLYITLSPCKECSKLIHQSGIKRVVYHSGYRDDAGIAFLIKAGVDVEHIPVLEE, encoded by the coding sequence ATGAACGAGAAAAAATTAAATAAATACGATAAAGCATACCTTAGAATTGCTAAAGAATGGAGTCTTTTGTCGTACTGTAAACGCAAGCAAGTAGGTGCTATTATTGTACGTGATCGTATGATAATCTCCGATGGTTATAACGGAACTCCAACAGGTTTTGAGAATTGTTGCGAGGATGATGAGGGATTAACTCGTTGGGATGTTTTGCACGCTGAGGCAAATGCAATATTGAAAGTAGCACGTTCGACACAATCTTGTGAAGGAGCAACCTTGTATATTACTTTATCGCCTTGTAAGGAATGTAGCAAATTGATTCATCAATCTGGGATAAAAAGAGTAGTGTATCACAGTGGATATCGCGACGATGCTGGAATCGCATTCTTGATAAAGGCAGGAGTTGATGTTGAGCATATTCCAGTATTAGAGGAGTAA
- a CDS encoding aspartate kinase: MRVFKFGGASVKDAEGIKNVYDVLQKVGYEDVLLVVSAMGKTTNALEVVIKNYFDKSAELNSSVQEVKKYHNQILMDLFEDEKNEVFSAVNSQFADLEYFLAHNKSPNYNFVYDQIVSYGELISTTILSHFMNFMGIKTQWLDVRNFIKTDANYRDAEVDWDLTQKNISKNVKRKTLNITQGFLGSDENNFTTTLGREGSDYTAAIFAYCLNAESVTIWKDVPGVMNADPRYFENASLLNQISYREAIELAFYGATVIHPKTLQPLQKKEIPLYVKSFINPLLKGTSVSRGADLEPHLPCFIVKRNQLLISLSSIDFSFIMEENISEIFALFHQFKLKVNLIQNSAISFSVCVEDKFGNFKEMNAILSKKFKVDYNENVTLYTIRHFDEAASQTVEKNKLVLLKQVSRETMQVVTKEV, translated from the coding sequence ATGAGAGTATTCAAATTTGGTGGAGCGTCAGTAAAAGATGCTGAAGGGATTAAAAACGTGTATGACGTTTTACAAAAAGTGGGCTACGAAGATGTGTTATTAGTAGTTTCTGCAATGGGAAAAACTACTAATGCTCTTGAAGTAGTTATTAAAAATTATTTTGATAAATCTGCTGAACTTAATTCTTCTGTTCAAGAGGTAAAAAAATACCACAACCAAATCCTCATGGATTTATTTGAGGACGAAAAAAATGAAGTTTTCTCAGCTGTAAATTCACAATTTGCGGATTTAGAATATTTTTTAGCGCACAATAAGTCACCAAATTACAACTTTGTTTATGACCAAATTGTAAGCTACGGAGAATTAATTTCGACTACTATCTTGAGTCATTTCATGAATTTCATGGGGATCAAAACACAATGGTTAGACGTTCGTAATTTTATAAAAACAGACGCTAATTACAGAGATGCAGAAGTAGATTGGGATCTAACTCAGAAAAACATCTCTAAAAACGTAAAAAGAAAAACGCTAAATATTACCCAAGGATTTTTGGGATCTGACGAAAACAATTTCACTACAACTTTAGGTCGTGAAGGTTCTGATTATACAGCTGCTATTTTTGCTTACTGCTTGAATGCTGAGAGTGTTACTATCTGGAAAGACGTTCCAGGAGTAATGAATGCCGATCCAAGATATTTTGAAAATGCGAGCTTGCTGAACCAAATATCCTACAGAGAAGCGATAGAATTAGCTTTCTATGGCGCAACAGTAATTCACCCAAAAACGCTACAACCTTTACAAAAAAAGGAAATTCCTTTATATGTAAAGTCGTTTATCAATCCGTTATTAAAAGGAACCAGCGTTTCTAGAGGAGCAGATTTAGAGCCACATTTACCCTGCTTTATCGTAAAAAGAAACCAACTTTTGATTTCTCTTTCATCGATAGATTTCTCTTTTATAATGGAAGAAAATATAAGTGAAATTTTTGCCTTGTTTCACCAATTCAAACTAAAGGTAAATCTAATTCAGAATTCTGCGATAAGTTTTTCTGTTTGTGTCGAAGATAAATTTGGCAATTTCAAAGAAATGAATGCTATTCTATCTAAAAAATTCAAAGTAGATTATAATGAAAATGTAACATTATACACTATTAGACACTTTGATGAAGCTGCATCTCAAACTGTAGAAAAAAACAAATTAGTTTTATTAAAACAAGTGAGTCGCGAGACGATGCAAGTGGTAACTAAAGAAGTTTAA
- a CDS encoding S41 family peptidase, producing MKFNTKYLPILIFAALAMGVVLGGMLNFPNTADYLVKNNSKSKLNKLIDFIDTEYVDEVNTDSIVDLTVNNILAKLDPHSVYMPPSEQLRVAESMKGNFVGIGVNFYMYKDSVAVIKPVANGPSAKAGIESGDRILYAGKTKLYGRKLPSDSLYTKLKGTVGSNVELTIYRKSVGKQLKIIIKRDVIPINSVDAAVLLDATTGYIKINRFAETTYSEFMTGLIKLKEQGAKTLVIDVRDNGGGYMEEAIAIADELLPNKQLIVFTKNKNGNVDKTFATEKGVFEKGNVFVLINENSASASEILAGAVQDNDRGTIVGRRSFGKGLVQREMDFADGSAVRLTIARYYTPTGRSIQKPYSKGSEAYFKEAEARFDNGELFEKDSIKIAKTVKFKTKKGKIVYGGGGIVPDVFVPLEVEHGNEGTAYLLQSGIIGNFAFEQLDKDRSVFKGLTFEQFKAKMDQTDVYFNSFQKFVFGNGVDLNFGKNKPLVKRYLVAEFARQLFGEKYYYEIVLKDDAMIKAILK from the coding sequence ATGAAATTTAATACTAAATACCTACCCATTCTAATTTTTGCAGCGCTCGCTATGGGTGTTGTATTGGGTGGCATGCTGAATTTTCCTAACACAGCCGATTATTTAGTTAAAAACAACTCTAAAAGTAAACTCAACAAACTGATCGATTTTATAGACACTGAGTACGTGGATGAAGTGAATACTGATTCTATTGTAGATCTTACTGTCAATAATATTCTCGCAAAATTAGATCCTCATTCCGTTTATATGCCACCAAGTGAACAACTTCGCGTAGCTGAAAGTATGAAGGGGAATTTCGTGGGCATTGGAGTGAATTTTTATATGTATAAGGATTCCGTTGCGGTGATAAAACCAGTTGCTAATGGCCCTTCGGCAAAAGCTGGAATTGAATCTGGTGATCGTATTCTGTATGCGGGTAAAACGAAATTGTACGGACGAAAATTGCCAAGCGACAGTTTGTATACTAAGCTCAAAGGTACAGTAGGTTCTAATGTTGAACTTACCATTTACAGAAAATCAGTAGGAAAGCAGCTGAAGATTATAATTAAGCGCGATGTTATTCCGATTAACAGCGTAGATGCCGCAGTGCTTTTAGACGCAACAACCGGTTACATCAAAATCAATCGGTTTGCAGAAACTACTTATAGCGAATTTATGACTGGTTTGATAAAGCTTAAAGAGCAAGGAGCAAAAACGCTTGTTATTGATGTGCGCGACAATGGAGGTGGTTATATGGAAGAAGCAATTGCAATTGCAGATGAATTATTACCAAACAAACAATTGATTGTTTTTACTAAAAATAAAAATGGTAATGTTGATAAGACTTTTGCGACAGAAAAAGGTGTTTTTGAAAAAGGCAATGTCTTTGTTTTAATTAATGAAAATAGCGCGTCAGCGAGTGAGATCCTAGCTGGTGCTGTTCAAGATAACGATAGAGGTACTATTGTAGGACGTCGTTCTTTTGGAAAAGGATTGGTGCAACGGGAAATGGATTTTGCTGATGGCTCCGCTGTTCGTTTGACAATTGCTCGATATTACACGCCTACGGGTCGTTCTATCCAGAAGCCTTATTCAAAAGGGAGCGAAGCGTATTTTAAAGAGGCAGAAGCACGTTTTGATAATGGTGAGTTGTTTGAAAAGGACAGTATTAAGATTGCTAAAACAGTAAAGTTCAAAACTAAAAAGGGTAAAATTGTATATGGTGGTGGTGGAATTGTTCCTGACGTTTTTGTTCCTCTCGAGGTAGAGCACGGTAATGAAGGTACTGCTTATTTATTGCAGTCTGGAATTATTGGTAATTTTGCTTTTGAACAATTGGATAAAGATAGAAGCGTTTTTAAAGGCCTAACTTTTGAGCAGTTTAAAGCTAAAATGGATCAAACTGATGTGTATTTCAATTCTTTTCAGAAATTCGTTTTTGGCAATGGAGTAGATTTAAATTTTGGAAAAAATAAACCTTTAGTAAAACGATATTTAGTGGCTGAATTTGCCCGACAATTATTTGGTGAAAAATACTATTACGAAATCGTCTTGAAAGACGATGCGATGATCAAAGCTATTTTGAAGTAA
- a CDS encoding HupE/UreJ family protein: MSEFWIYFQIGLKHVLDIHAYDHVLFLIALAVPFSFADWKRVVLLVTLFTIGHTMALMLSVFEIVAIKVNVVELLIPITILITALFNLFTAGKSNKKESINLVFFITLFFGIIHGLGFSNYFKSILGGSTSSKILPLSEFALGIEAAQIVVVFVVLVLSYIVQTIFRFSKRDWTLVMSAFVIGVVIPMIVESEIWNR; encoded by the coding sequence ATGTCAGAATTTTGGATTTACTTTCAAATAGGATTAAAACATGTTTTAGATATTCACGCCTATGACCACGTTCTTTTTTTAATAGCGCTAGCAGTTCCGTTCTCTTTTGCAGACTGGAAGCGAGTAGTGCTCTTGGTAACTTTATTTACCATTGGGCATACGATGGCTCTTATGCTTTCAGTTTTTGAAATTGTGGCTATAAAAGTGAATGTTGTTGAATTGCTGATACCAATAACGATTTTAATAACGGCATTGTTTAATCTTTTTACGGCGGGAAAATCAAATAAGAAAGAAAGTATAAACCTAGTGTTTTTTATCACGCTTTTCTTCGGAATTATTCATGGTTTGGGATTTTCAAATTATTTCAAATCAATTCTCGGCGGAAGTACAAGTTCTAAAATACTGCCGTTAAGTGAATTTGCATTAGGAATTGAAGCGGCACAGATTGTGGTGGTTTTTGTGGTATTAGTGCTTTCTTATATCGTTCAAACTATTTTTAGATTCTCAAAAAGGGATTGGACACTGGTAATGTCAGCATTTGTGATAGGAGTGGTTATACCAATGATTGTTGAAAGCGAAATCTGGAATAGATAA
- a CDS encoding DUF3109 family protein, with protein MFQLGKTIVSEDLLEKDFVCNLTACKGACCVDGDAGAPLSIEETQILESIYPKVKPFLRKEGIAAIEAQGTWITGVDGELETPLIDGKDCAYVMFDGKTALCGIEQAYNQGIIDWKKPVSCHLYPVRVKDFTEFAAVNYDKWDICDPACSLGQELEVPVYKFVKEALIRKFGEDWYMELEQVAQDLKNQK; from the coding sequence ATGTTTCAACTAGGAAAAACCATCGTCTCAGAAGACTTGCTCGAAAAAGATTTTGTATGCAATTTGACTGCTTGTAAAGGCGCTTGCTGTGTAGACGGCGACGCTGGAGCGCCATTAAGTATTGAGGAAACTCAAATCCTCGAATCTATATACCCAAAAGTAAAACCTTTTTTACGCAAAGAAGGAATTGCCGCTATTGAAGCGCAAGGAACTTGGATAACTGGTGTTGATGGTGAACTTGAAACTCCTCTTATTGATGGTAAAGATTGCGCTTATGTAATGTTTGATGGTAAAACTGCTTTATGTGGTATCGAACAAGCGTACAATCAAGGAATAATTGACTGGAAAAAACCTGTTTCTTGTCATTTATACCCAGTTCGAGTAAAAGATTTTACTGAGTTTGCAGCCGTTAATTACGACAAATGGGATATTTGTGATCCTGCTTGTTCGTTAGGGCAGGAACTTGAAGTTCCGGTTTACAAATTTGTCAAAGAAGCGCTAATTCGCAAGTTTGGTGAAGATTGGTACATGGAGTTAGAGCAAGTTGCTCAAGACTTAAAAAATCAAAAATAG
- a CDS encoding ribonucleotide-diphosphate reductase subunit beta produces the protein MTQVEPILQENKNRFVIFPIKHHDIWEFYKSMEASFWTAEEIDLSQDLNDWNNKLNDDERYFIKHILAFFAASDGIVNENLAENFVNEVQYAEAKFFYGFQIMMENIHSETYSLLIDTYVKDEAEKDDLFNALEVFPAIKKKADWALKWIESDSFAERLIAFAAVEGIFFSGAFCSIFWLKKRGLMPGLTFSNELISRDEGVHCDFAVHLHNHHLVNKVPKERIRSIIVDALNIEREFITESLPASLIGMNAVLMTQYLEFVADRLLVELGCDREYNTTNPFDFMDMISLQGKTNFFEKKVAEYQKSGVMNTDVDAQKISFDADF, from the coding sequence ATGACACAAGTTGAACCAATTTTACAAGAGAATAAAAATCGTTTCGTAATTTTTCCTATCAAACATCATGATATTTGGGAGTTTTATAAATCAATGGAAGCTAGTTTTTGGACTGCGGAAGAAATCGATTTATCTCAGGATTTGAATGATTGGAACAATAAGTTGAATGATGATGAGCGATATTTTATCAAACATATTCTTGCGTTTTTTGCTGCTTCTGACGGAATTGTAAATGAGAATTTAGCCGAAAACTTTGTGAATGAAGTGCAATATGCTGAAGCTAAATTTTTCTATGGTTTCCAAATCATGATGGAGAATATTCACAGTGAAACGTATTCTCTACTAATTGACACTTACGTAAAAGACGAAGCAGAGAAAGATGATTTATTCAATGCTTTAGAAGTTTTTCCAGCTATCAAGAAAAAAGCGGACTGGGCTTTGAAATGGATTGAGTCGGATTCTTTTGCTGAAAGATTGATTGCTTTTGCAGCGGTAGAAGGAATTTTCTTTTCAGGAGCGTTCTGTTCTATTTTCTGGTTGAAAAAACGTGGCTTAATGCCGGGATTAACATTCTCTAACGAATTAATTTCTCGTGACGAAGGTGTTCACTGTGACTTTGCAGTGCATTTACATAACCACCACTTAGTTAATAAAGTTCCGAAAGAAAGAATTAGAAGTATCATCGTTGATGCTTTGAATATCGAAAGAGAATTTATTACAGAATCACTTCCGGCAAGTTTAATAGGAATGAATGCAGTATTGATGACTCAATATCTAGAGTTCGTTGCTGATAGACTGTTAGTGGAACTTGGTTGTGATAGAGAATACAATACTACAAACCCATTTGATTTTATGGACATGATTTCGCTTCAAGGAAAAACAAACTTCTTTGAAAAGAAAGTGGCTGAATATCAAAAATCTGGGGTGATGAATACTGATGTTGACGCTCAAAAAATATCTTTTGACGCTGACTTTTAG
- a CDS encoding GNAT family N-acetyltransferase — MNIRKGNRDDMQAVLGLIQELANFENEPDAVLVTVHDLVRDGFGQNPLFQVFVAEVEHDLDNGERTKEIVGMALYYYRFSTWKGKTIHLEDLVVKEKMRGTGLGYALYSEILKQGKKDNVRRVEWNVLDWNTPAIEFYEKSGAKILKDWQVVQMDEAGINYFVENKLRN, encoded by the coding sequence ATGAATATCAGAAAAGGAAATCGGGATGACATGCAGGCTGTATTAGGCCTGATCCAAGAATTAGCTAATTTTGAGAACGAACCAGATGCTGTTCTTGTTACCGTTCATGATTTAGTACGTGACGGTTTTGGCCAAAATCCTTTATTTCAAGTTTTTGTTGCCGAAGTTGAACATGATTTAGACAATGGTGAACGAACTAAAGAAATTGTAGGAATGGCACTGTATTACTACCGTTTTTCTACTTGGAAAGGAAAAACAATCCATCTAGAAGATTTAGTGGTAAAAGAGAAAATGCGCGGAACCGGACTGGGGTATGCTTTGTATTCTGAAATTTTAAAACAAGGCAAAAAAGATAATGTTCGAAGAGTGGAATGGAACGTATTAGACTGGAATACGCCTGCGATCGAATTTTATGAAAAATCTGGAGCCAAAATATTAAAAGACTGGCAAGTAGTTCAAATGGACGAAGCAGGAATCAACTATTTTGTAGAAAATAAATTAAGAAATTAA
- a CDS encoding MarC family protein: MLGLDLREIITVGMVLFAVIDIIGSIPIIIGLRAKFGHIESEKASLVSGVIMITFLFIGEEILKLIGIDVNSFAVAGSFVLFFLALEMILGIRIYRDEEASSASIVPIAFPLIAGAGTMTTLLSLRSQFHTANIIIAIILNIIIVYIVLKSSSKIERMLGKNGLGVIRKTFGVVLLAIAVKLFAANVKGLFV, translated from the coding sequence ATGTTAGGATTAGATTTAAGAGAGATTATAACCGTAGGAATGGTGCTCTTTGCCGTAATTGATATTATCGGCTCAATACCCATTATCATTGGTCTGAGAGCTAAATTTGGACATATAGAATCAGAAAAAGCTTCTTTAGTATCTGGAGTAATTATGATCACTTTCTTATTTATAGGAGAGGAAATTTTGAAGTTAATAGGCATTGATGTGAATTCATTTGCCGTTGCAGGTTCATTTGTTTTATTCTTTCTTGCACTAGAAATGATTTTAGGAATACGCATTTACCGCGATGAAGAAGCTAGCTCCGCCTCTATTGTCCCTATTGCATTTCCGCTTATCGCTGGCGCGGGAACTATGACAACTTTGCTTTCGTTGCGCTCCCAATTTCATACTGCAAATATCATAATTGCTATTATCCTCAACATCATTATAGTGTACATTGTTTTAAAATCCTCTTCCAAAATTGAAAGAATGTTAGGAAAAAATGGACTTGGAGTAATAAGAAAGACTTTTGGTGTAGTGCTTTTAGCTATAGCTGTTAAATTATTCGCCGCGAATGTTAAAGGTTTGTTTGTCTAA
- a CDS encoding FAD-dependent oxidoreductase produces the protein MFDVLIIGGGVSGMSCSLVLGSANKKPFVTDKKIGIFTHHKASSLQEALFNNAYGIPAGKLGSDLLKESTEQLSTTYPHIAQIPNEKVLKIEGHFPEFTVTTNKSSYKTRLIVVGIGAANTFDIQGLIQYVEPHQKSLPEKQRIQLKNNDHKVAEGIYVIGTLAGWRSQLAIAAGSGAAVATDILTLWNGGTQTHSHDSIR, from the coding sequence ATGTTTGATGTTTTAATTATTGGAGGAGGCGTTTCCGGAATGTCATGCTCACTTGTTTTGGGCTCTGCAAATAAGAAACCTTTTGTAACCGATAAAAAAATTGGGATTTTCACCCATCACAAAGCATCTTCACTTCAAGAAGCTCTATTCAACAATGCGTACGGAATTCCTGCTGGAAAACTAGGATCTGATTTATTAAAAGAAAGTACTGAGCAACTTAGCACTACTTATCCGCATATTGCACAAATTCCAAACGAAAAAGTCCTTAAAATAGAAGGGCATTTTCCTGAGTTTACTGTTACTACAAACAAATCAAGTTACAAAACTAGGCTAATTGTTGTTGGGATTGGCGCAGCAAATACATTTGATATCCAAGGTTTGATTCAATATGTAGAACCACACCAAAAATCATTACCTGAAAAACAAAGAATTCAACTCAAAAATAACGACCACAAAGTTGCTGAAGGAATTTACGTCATAGGAACACTCGCAGGCTGGAGAAGCCAATTAGCGATTGCGGCCGGAAGTGGCGCTGCCGTAGCCACAGATATTCTAACATTATGGAATGGTGGTACACAAACTCACTCGCACGACAGCATTCGATAG